CCTGTTTGCAGGCAGTGATTTATTACGATGGCCGCAACAAGCCTGAACACGAACGCGTGGGCTATATTCAGCCGCAAGAACATGAGCATTGCGGCAGTGAGGGCGATAAAGCGCACGATCACAAACACAATCGTTGGGATGAAGAGCAGTTGCTCGTGTTTCGGCATTTGACTGAACAAAATCAAACTAGGCATTGAGATGTTGGTGGCAGCGACTAGCGCGGTGTTGCACAAAGGCTGCTTGGATAAAATGCAGGTAACGCTTGGTGCGCCTGCGCAATATGCTTTGCCTTTGAATGACATACGCGTGCCGATGAATCAATACATTGGGCAGCGTATTCGTTTGCAACACACGGGCGTTATTCGCTGTACACACTGCAATCGCGTGACGAAAAAAAGTTTCAATCAAGGTTATTGTTTTCCCTGTTTTAAAAAATTGGCGCAGTGCGATAGCTGCATTGTTAGCCCAGAAAAATGCCATCTGCATTTAGGTACTTGTCGCGAACCGGATTGGGCGGAAACACATTGCCAGACAGATCATGTCGTTTACTTGGCGAATTCTTCGGGTGTAAAAGTGGGGATAACACGCGCCAGCCAAATGCCGACACGGTGGTTGGATCAGGGTGCTATACAAGCCCTGCCGATTGCGCGGGTGGCAAATCGGCGTTTGTCGGGTTTAT
The DNA window shown above is from Cellvibrionales bacterium and carries:
- a CDS encoding DUF2797 domain-containing protein, whose product is MLVAATSAVLHKGCLDKMQVTLGAPAQYALPLNDIRVPMNQYIGQRIRLQHTGVIRCTHCNRVTKKSFNQGYCFPCFKKLAQCDSCIVSPEKCHLHLGTCREPDWAETHCQTDHVVYLANSSGVKVGITRASQMPTRWLDQGAIQALPIARVANRRLSGLFEVLCKTWVADKTDWRALLRADAQTVDLAAVREQLLQGIQQEVAALQNTFGLQSVNLLSDESEQRFVYPIQRYAEKVSTHNFDKTPVVEGELLGIKGQYLMLDSGALNVRKFTAYEVEFSVI
- a CDS encoding DUF1315 family protein, yielding MTETSDLPDLQALLNNITPTVYEALKRAVELGKWADGTRLSAAQRETCLQAVIYYDGRNKPEHERVGYIQPQEHEHCGSEGDKAHDHKHNRWDEEQLLVFRHLTEQNQTRH